Within Triticum dicoccoides isolate Atlit2015 ecotype Zavitan chromosome 1B, WEW_v2.0, whole genome shotgun sequence, the genomic segment gatgtgatcccattgatcaaatgataactcatatctatggttaggaaactcaaccatctttgatcaatgagctagtcaagtagaggcatactagtgacactatgtttgtctatgtattcacacatgtgttatgtttctggttaatacaattctagcatgaataataaacatttatcatgatatgaggaaataaataataactttattattgcctctagggcatatttccttcactccttgatgcacatttgtcaagagcatcaaagaatccaaaacaaaaaaacaatgtgaatttgcaagggtgcaagaggcagcccgaaaagacattgaaagagcattcagtgtcttgcaatctaggtttgccattgtccgtggtcctgctcattttttgggataagaaaaccttgaagaacatcatgacaTGCTGTGTTATCCTGCACAATATGATTCTTGAAGATGAGAGAGGATTGAACTTAGAATTCTTTTACGACAATGtgggtagccgtgtcaaaccagctagagacccaaactgcattagagcttttcttcagacatacaaggagattgaaaatgcagacaagttttgtattcatttgtatttgtattcatgacaagttttgtattgCACTATTTAAGTTTGCTACGGttatttgaataattatttgtaatgcGGATGATTATTGTATTATGTTTGATTCAAATAATTCAGTTTGTTTTCGATTGTTGAATTATGTTGTATTTGATATTTGCGGGCTGATGATATGCGGATGCAGCGGCGCAAAgagcagaccccgcaaagccgacccgtaaaaaaatATATTCCacgaatatacttttttacggatCCGTTTGGGGGGTCTGCATCTGTGTCAGCCCGAGCCAGCCCGTAAAAGCTGTTTTGCGCGAACTGCAAATGCGTTTTGCGGaccggcgggatgcggggtctgctagagttgctctaagcaaAATAAAACACTATATGGGCCGGGGAGAACGGCGATTGTGCGGACGGGCTCGCCTGCTCTCGGAACGTTTGCCAATCAGACAACGACGCGTTCCATACAAGATTGAATGCGATCGTATATATACCCAACGTATACAAACAGTGGAACAGTGATTGGCGGTGACGGAGCCGTGCGAAGTAACACTGGCTTATCGGTACAGCATGCTCCTGTCCCGGTGGTACATTACAGCACGCGTGAAAACCGGGACGGCATGGAAACGACGCTATCCGGACGGATAAGTCAAGGGTTGCAATGTGGGTCCACACTCGTGCCCGACAGTAAATAAAGGGAAAAGAGAAGTCTATCCTTTCGAGCGCCGCACGGGGCGAGAAGCTCAGCGCTATGGCGATGCGGCGCTCGAAGCTCAGCGCTATGGCGATGGCGGAGGCGGCAGACGACGGATTTCAGTTCCTATCAGATCCAACTGACAGGTATTTTTGGTTCCCCTCGTTTTTTGTTCTCAGAATTGGCCCCTGCAGTTAGAGGGTCATCTTATCAGTAAAGAGTAAAGACTCCAGAGCCTTGTTTTTTCATAGATTCCCATTGTCGGATCTCGCCGTAGACGAGTATTTGCTGCGCGGCGAAACAGATCAATCTCTGCTATGCGCCGTCGCTCAATCCAGCAATAGTGGTGTGGCCATGCGGCAGTCACGGTACAACAAGAATATGACAGTCGTTTCAAAAGGATCGCCCTGTCGAGTTCAGTGCATTCGACAGACAGAGACGATGGACAAGCATCTGACTTGCCCAACAAGTATACATATGCGACGGAGTGGTTCTACTTGAAGCACATACTAATTCTGATTGTTGTGCATGATCCTAGAGGGTTGACATATAATGAACTTTCTTGATTATCCCAGAGAAGAGTGGTTTATAATTATACTCATGATACCTTGACCAGTGTAGCACTCTGACTTGGTATTGAAACTGATACATATTTCTGAACAATGCATTCGAAAATTTGGTTACAATTATATGTCACTAATTCCTACTATTATGTGAAACATGGTTTTCGCTTCCCGGACCTCAGCGGCAGTAAATCATTACTGGATGGCGAAGCAATTCAAACTTTGGTGTGCacagccactgaatccagcattggtGATGTGGGCGATACAGAAGAGACAATACAAGTAGATGTCAACAGCACTTGCAATGGAGTGGCCCTATCCCTGGCAAACTCAGAACATTCAACAAGCAAAGATAACCCGCAAGCACCTGGCTGGACAAAGAGGTATACAAGTGTCAATGCGTGTTTCTATTTCGAACATATGCCAACTTTGACTGGCATGTATGTTCCCTCAAAAAATACAATAGTGTAGTTAAAGTGTTGAACATTTGTATTGTTTGTGGGAGTCAACAATCACTTCCAAAGTGTGATTTTCGGTGGGGGTCTTAGTAAGGGATGAGACAGTGGAAACATTTACATTGGTGTTCACTGGATTTATCTGCATGATGGGCGGCAAACATCCACAGAACTTGCTCACAGGTGGGCAAAAACATGCATTTGTATTTTCAAGTTTTATTATCTTGTGTTTCCACACTTTGCCACTTTTCATCATTTCCCTGTTCGCGGGGTTGAATTTTGCTTTACATTAGGTTTCTCTGTGTATCGGTCTGATGATTGTAAAACTGTGTCTTGTTATGTCCGTGCAAATCAATGCAGAGCCATGGAGGTTGTAGCAATAGATAAGGTGATGCCAAATACCAGACATCGCTGGTGCAAGTGGCATGGCCTGAAGAAGGCAAAAGAATCTCATGGCTCAAATTGCACAAAGAGAAGCAAGTTTAGAACGGACTTCCACAAGATAATACACCACGTGCTGACAGCTGATGTGTTTGAGACTGGATGGAATTGATTGACAGAAACACATGGTTTGCAAAAACACCCTTACCTTACTCAAATCTACTCCGTGCAGAACCATATTTCAAGAACACAATCGCCACCGTGCATCACATGTAGTTGTTGTGCACGACGCAATGTGTTTAGAAGACAGAATTCAGTCGAACAAGTCGAAAGGTAAAGAAGTGATTGTGTTGCATGAACCACACAATGGATATGGGCTGATGTTGTAGGTAGTGCAGTTGGAAATTTCATTGGGTTAACTGCTACAGAGCGTAAATGGAAGGTCGGTCGACCAACCAGCAGCAGGGACAAGCCTCCATATATGATGATCGCTGTGCAAAGAGCCAAAAATGTAAGTTGGTGCCACATATGGGTGTTGCTGGAGAATTTGGTACAAGCAAGCATACACGCTTTTGCAGTATATGTCGTCAGCCAGGGCACAAGAGCACCACGTATCCATAGAGCGGTGACCTCCCTCAAATGGCATGAAAAGAAGCAAAATGCTCGAACTGCGGAGTGGGAGGGATCGGAAGAACACCTGCAACAACCCTAAGGTTGTGCTACATGTTGCCGAGAAAGGTGCCCTTGTACGGGCTGTAGCTCTGTGATTGAACTGAATAAGCAGTGCGTAGCACTGACATTTGGCTGTTTTTCCTTGTATGATGAGGCTTAGTAGCCATTGGTGTGAAATGGATTATGCATTGTCGGGTTAGTAATTGTGATGATGTTTCTCTTCGATTAGTCTCAACCTCTGACTTATGTGGCGATGTGTTGTTTAAATCTAACTTTCCTGAATTACTAGCTGAGTAGGTTCTGATGCTATCTATGTCTGCTGCTGAGATCGATATTGCACTATTAATCTTCAGAATGATTTTGGTCTCTTGTCTTCTATTCATTTTTCTGGTGATTTTTCAAGCATCAGATACATGATTGTTTTGTTCAGATAGGCTTATATGCTCGACAGACAACTCAACCGAGCTGGCACCGACCAAACAGCTGTGTACACGTCCGTGGTTTAGGCCATGGGCGGGGCATAGCACTGTACCATGTAGTTGATTTTTGAATGCTTTTGGAACGCCTGCCCAGCAAGCCCTGTAGTACTTAATAGCATGCTTTTGGAGTGCCTGCCCAGCTTCATTTGGTGGTGCGATTTGCTGCTGGCCTGGATCAATTTGCGCCAGCAGAGCTGTCCACGGCCCAACCGAATCCAGGTGCTCTGTGTAGGCTTCCTGCCATGCATTCCACCTCGTCCCGGCTGCCATCGACTGAGGAAGCGCTCGCCGGCGAACTGACCTTGGCAGGCGACGTATGTCACCACTACCCTGCCGCAATCCGGGTAGGGGACTACAGGGAGGGCGATCAGATTTGCATCTTGGTTGGCGTTCGCCATGAGCTGTAGCTAGGGTTCTTAAATCAAATTTGGGGAATCGAGTGAGCAAGTATGTGCGGGTCAGCTAAATAAACGACAGGCGCCAACGATGGACCGAGCAAGCGCTGCCTCCCACCATGTGTGACGGCGTCGCGGTCGTAAACGGCAGGGGCGATGACGCGCCGTGAGAAACCAACGGCCGTCCAAGACCAAGTTCTGTATATAAATAGCTCTTTATGACGTACAGATACCCTGCAAGCCTACAATTCAACGTACGGACCACATCCCAAAACGAGTTGAATGGATAGCGATACCGGGAGCGTGCGCGCTCCTCCGCGCCTATCAATTTCCGATGGGGCGACCCACTACAAAAGTGGACCCGAGGGGTATGGGCGGTGTATACCAAATGCACTGTAGTTGGCGCTATAAGCGCCGAATAGGACTTACGGCTAGTAGTTATTAGTGTCGCTAGCTAAAGATGAGTATGAGTGGACCAACCCAATAGGTGAGTGACGCCATGCACGACGTCAGTGAATGCCTGTGCCATATCGGGAAGAGCGACTTATAGACGCTTCCCGACACGTCTATGTCTCTCTTGTAGCAAGATCGATGGATGTGTTGGCCAGGTTAATAAGTCCAGGCCCGACTAGCAAGATGCGTACAAACCTATGTAGCCCTCGCTAGCTAGTAATTCATAATTTTTTTTGCGATGATAGTAATTCATAGTTGATCACGAGCACATATGCTCCCCCGTGGAACAGTAAACTCGAAAATACTGGCAAAAGTATTTAAAATCTAATTCTTTTGCACATAAACGATGAACAAATTTATAGGGGCGTGCAAAATCTCATGGCAATTTGACATTGGAGGAGCTAGGGACAGAAAAAACAAAATAATTGCTCCAAAATCATAAAAATTGGAAACtttctcaaaacattttttttcagaGCTTCTCCAATGGCAAATTGCCCCGAAATTTTGCACACACCTATAAAACCTTGAAGCCCTTAAAAACCCTATAAAACCTTGTGCATCTTTGGAGCCAAAAAATAAATTGTTTTTGTTTCTTTTCCCTAGCACTGAAACGCTAGCTAGCTTCTATAAAGTAGTaaatactactgttcttcttggatTTTTTACCTTTATATTTCTATATTAAAAAATATTCTCCTAGGGAGTAAAATATATTTTAAAATATTTGTTTTTTATAAATTTTCTAAAAATAATTCTTCATTTATTAAGAAATGTTCATGCAGATCAAAAAAGTGTGCTCACATTTTTAATCAAAGTTTCATGACATTTAAAAAGTATTGGTACCATTCAACAATAATTTTCACACAATTAAAAATTGTTTATGACATTACTAAAAATGttatgattttttaaaaaaattgtgcaATTTTTAAAATTTTCAATGATTTGTAACCATTTAAAATAAATTTGCACATGTTCAATTTTTTTCACGAAAGTGTAAACATTTGGCGTCACAATGTTTTACAAAAATGTTCTTGACATGTAAAAAAATCTATAACCAGTGAAAGATGTTCAAATGttctaaaaatgatcagaaacatgtAAAATAAAAtacaatttttatgaaaatatttcgtgAGATGTGAAATAATATCCACTCTTTTTTAAGGAAAACatttgaaaaaaagaagaagaaacaaggaaatgaagaaaaagaggaaACATAAAAACGAACATGAAAAAACAAAAAGTATAGAAATAAAAACTGTAAATAAAACCAATATAAAAAAGTAGAAAAATATATCTAAAGAAAAATCGAATGAAGCCTCCCTCAAACCAGGGGAAAGTTCCAAAACCGCTTGCTGGAAGGTTCCCCAAACTGGTCCGTGGTAGGTCCCCCAAAACACTGGAAAACGTTGTTGGGCCGACCTACTTCGCCGGAGGCTGAAGGCGGACGCTTCTTCTATCTCGCAATAAGCGAGACATAGCTTTTCCGGGCTTTACGTAGCCTTGTGCAATTACAAATCATTCCTTTGTTAATAGCTGAAACATCACTATAAAATTTCTGGAGGAAGAAAAATCATCTATCTATAATGGAATACTACTAAAAGGTATACATGTTTCGCATGACAAACACTCTCATTTTGTTCATATGTAGTCTTCAAAAATGTTGTGTAACGGAAACATATTATCAAACGACCAAACTATAACACGCTCAATGCATGTCATGCATCGTTTGTGCTACTCACGTACGTGCTATTCTCACGGTTTTCATCTCCGGTTTGGCATCCTCTAGATAGTTCTCTGTGTTTAGAGAGCCCCCAGCTGCAGGTTACGACTGAATAGAGGAAATGTGTTCAGGGGTATAGGACTGTGAGGAAAAATATAAGACTTTGGGAGGAATGGGAATgtcaggatttttttttaaaaaggaggTTAACCCCTGGTCTCTGCATCTGAGCGACGCATGcgcccattttattaattattcataaagaccttacaaagtagtatATCAGgtagcctgaagccaccatctaagcaacaactgtcgctactctTATCCATCTGATGAAGGGCTGCCGATAGTCCAaatctaatacc encodes:
- the LOC119349403 gene encoding uncharacterized protein LOC119349403, translating into MAMRRSKLSAMAMAEAADDGFQFLSDPTDSGSKSLLDGEAIQTLVCTATESSIGDVGDTEETIQVDVNSTCNGVALSLANSEHSTSKDNPQAPGWTKRAMEVVAIDKVMPNTRHRWCKWHGLKKAKESHGSNCTKRSKFRTDFHKIIHHVLTADVFETGWN